In Peromyscus eremicus chromosome X, PerEre_H2_v1, whole genome shotgun sequence, the sequence AGATTGAAGTGGGGGGCAGGCAAGGGGGGCTTCAGGGCTCAATGGATTCACAACTGAAGATAATGACTGTCCATCCCTCAAAACCCATCAGGAGCTAATATTTCAGTAAGGGAGGGCTAGGCTGAATGAGtccttgcctggcccatggtTGACTGTTAAGAGGCTTAGTCATGGGTAGACTTATTGCATATACTCACAACTGCTGTGAAGTCATGACTGAATTAGCTGTACTGTGCCGAAAAGACAGTCTTTCATAGCCTCccccctttttggttttttgagacagggtttctctgtgtagctttggagcctttcctggaactcactctgtagcccaggctggctttgaactcactgagatctgcctcctgagtactgtgattaaaggcatgtgccgctgcggctgctgccgccgccgccgccgccaccgccgccgccgggcAATAGCCCTTCTTCTTATCTTCcattttttacattctttttggtctttttttccgTTTTGATGCATGCATGCTCAGCTCTAAATAAGACATTAATACCATTCAACCATCGCTTATTATCAAGCACTTAGTGCAGTTACGCATATTTTTATTCACCACTATTTATCTCAAAAAGGGCTTTTCTGAGTCTTGGAGCAGCATTTCTCTATGAATATAAATACAGATACTTAGCAGGGAGCTTGGCACCATGACAGTTTACATAAGCAGCAGTAAGTAGTAAGTTCTCCCCTAGGGCTGAATACCTCTTCAGCCATGGTTTTTGATCAGATTGAAAGTACCAGGTATGAATTCCCTCTTGTGGAgtaggcctcaaatccaatcagaggtGCATTGATTACCCTTCTAACAGCCATGTCAACAATTATGCAGGTAGTCACATTTTGCCTGGCAGGTTGGTGATGTAGATCATAGGTTTCATGTCTGGGTAAGAATGTTGCTGCCTTTACTCTGCCAGCATCCTGCATAGTACAGTCCACTCCTAGGAGAGCTAACTGGAAAGAAGTTTCTAGCTCCTTTCCAGCTCAATTTCTCTACACTTTGTGACCAAGGTGCTTTGTCTTTAGCAGCAGGGTCTTATCACCTAGTTATGGtgggcaaacaaaacaaatgttgaGAACCTCGATTGTTTTTCAGACTTCTGGGGACTTCTTGACATGGGAGTATCTTGTATCTGGcactggaatttttgtttttgtttttgtttttgcttggctTTCAGAAGCAGCATTATGTAAACATACAGTACATCTATCTTCTAAATCTCTCTTTTGTAACTTACATATTTTGAATTGGACTATAAAGTAGAAATTTTatatatggctttttaaaatgtatccttAGCTTTAGTTAACCCTTTAGTTAACCTCATGTCACCCATTTTTCTACCCATCTCTGCTTAACTTTCCTCATGGGTGGAATTATTATATTACTGATTATATAAAGTAACAACAGGTTTAtgcaaaagtaaatatttttacaaCTTAAGCATTCCTGGGAACATGAGAATAAAGGCCcaacagaaaaatcaataaataaagaaaaaaaagaggtgacCCTTGGATATGGTAAATGGCCTATGGAGCCACTATAAGCCAAAACTGATACTGACACTGTTGGAATCACAGTCCCTAATAACATTCAGTGTGGTGGGATCTTTAGTCTTCTCACAGATTATTCCTGTAAACTAACAGTAGAAATAAAAAGGCAGTCCTGACTCTAAGAAAATCTACATAGATGCAACCAAAATCAGATTTCTAAGAAGCAGAGATGACAAAGAGCAAACAATGTAGAAAATGAAACATTCTTATTACCTCTGAAAACCATCATATAGAGAGAATTAACAAGTTTAGATAGGCAAGTTACAGGCAAATCTGTGAAGGGCGACATGTCCcagatgaaagaaaatgtcttcaaaGCAGTTTTGAAAATGGATACAGACTAAAAGAATGTTAAGTTCtttatgcttttaaaattatgaatccttTATTCTCACCTGCTTCTGGGAAGAAGGGTATAAAACTATCCTTGCATTTATGCAAGGAAATGCCAATAAAATACACTGTTTTTTTCAAAATAACTGACAGTATTTTTTAAGTATATTATCACAACAAATGTTAAGATGATAATTGTTAATTGACTTCATTTAATCATTTCATATTGCatcaaaaatcacatttcaatccATATGTGCAATACAATTTTAAGTTGTCAATTGTAAACAATACCAAAACAaggaaaagataatttaaaaagtaacacaattaatatttgaaaatagGGGTGAAATATGAGTTATTAATTCCACAAATAATGAACATCTGACAAACAGTGCATTAGTTGCTGGTTTGTGACAGTGAATGAATAGATAAAAACTATTCTGCGAAAATAACCTTGGGCATTTAGTTGCCATTGTCCGTGCATATTACTATGAGATTAGTGTGCTTTGTGAAGACATGATGGGCCCTGCACGAGCTAATAAAGCCTCATTCACACAATCTACAGGTAAAAAGGATGAAAAGTATGATGCAGTCTGTCCTGTATGGGTTTGGGCCTGACATGGCTCACAGTGACAGTATTCAAAGATAATCTATGGTAACTTTAATTGTATTACTTTCTGCATTTTCTCTATGTGTACATGAACATAGGTCAACTATtttcctgtttgaaaaaaaacCTGGCTTACAGTGAATACACTCTTTTGTAAAATGCCCTGTCATTTTAAGATATGAGAATCTACTAAtggataaaatattaatattgagATTTAGAAAAATAGTTCAATATTACTATTAAAGTTCAGCAAGGAAACATTGAAAGATACTTATCTTATTTCAGATAGGGAGGAGTGATGTGctatcctaattagtcttatcaataaaaacccagatTCAGATActtagggtgaaaactgaaagatcagagatgcagagcagccagccactagagacttcttacctttatgaaatctcagactgaatgggggttGGGGGAGCCCTCTAGGAATCCTTGGAATGAATgaggctgagatcctgtctctatcagcctagtgttgggatcaaaggcttgagcctcccaagtgctgggataaaaggcatgacatcccaagtgctgagatcaaaagtgtgagccaccactgcctggctctgtttctcttttagactggcccagggtggccttgaactcctgatcttcctacttcctcctccgaagtgctgggattaaaggtgtgagcagcactgcctggcctctatggttaactagtggctatcTCCGCCCTCtgttctccaggcaagctttatttgtcagaacacaaacaaattaTCATACAACAGAGAAGTTCTACTCAgagacataaaaacaaataaatatttgacttttttttaaaagaactgcaGTTTATTTACAGTAAATAGTCTCAAGGAAACTTAATAGGCAAATGCAaatcagtaaaacaaaaacataaaccatgcatacatatacacattaatcAAATAACTGGATTTTTAAGGAACCTTaagcaaacaaaatatttttaaatctatatatGAATAGGTGAAGCATACACAGAAATTTTGGGCATATGCACACAACTACTTACATGGAATTAATACTTGTCTTTTATAGTAATGAAAAATGACTACTAAAATAAGCAATAACAATGTTTACCATTTAAATTGCTAAAAGTTGTTGGTAAAGGATTACACTCAATACTACTATCATACTCCAGAGGTGGGAGTTGGAATATGTACAATCTTTAACACTCATCAAGATGAATTTGACTTGGTCGTTATCTTATAGAAAAAATTCATCTTAAAAGACTGAGGCAGTGGGTTCTTGACTTTGAGTGGGGTCAGCTTAAGCAACATAGTGTGACCCAttcagaaaccatggagggaaaggagggggcaGAGGAAAGGAGCCGGAGAacggggaaaagaaaagaagacaggaagaaaggaaagaaggaaggaaattaggtagaagggaagggaggagagatgaaaggaggggaggaagggagggagggaggaagaagccaAGAAGCTAGGTCACACTCCAGACATTTAAAAGGGCCTGTTGGCAAGGGGTGGGGCCTCTGCTCTAGGAGGGCAGAAGTAAACAGTAAGGAAAGGCCTGCCTTCTCTGTGACGTTTGAGAATGCGCCAGAGGTATCCAGTGAGCCTGGGCAGTACCGGCATACTACAGCAATGCCATGAGAGAAAAGCCTCTACAAGAGTCTCTTTGGGAGGTTCCAGGAGAGTTCATCAATGGGGCTTTTAAGCAGCCGAGTCTTGAGACGCAGTGATTCCAGTCCTGTAGAGGCAGAGCAGCCAGAAGCCACTGCGGGTCCCAGTTTCCTGTCAGGCAGTCGCAAGCGCAAACAGAGAAGTTGGGACTGTTCGGGACCGGCACCCAGCTCTAACATCCACGGATCTCAGAACCAGGGAGTAAATCTACAGCAAGTTTTTGGCATCGTCTGCAGGAAAAAAGTGAAGCTCTCATCTAAGCGTGCTTACCAATCTTTATTTTTGGATGGGCAAGACAGTGATATCAAAATTCGTGCTCTAGGGAAAACATGGCCTTTACACAAAGTATTTTTATGTAAGTCAGGCTACTTTGCTAATATGCTCAAAGGTTCTTGGAAAGAATCGCACAATGATATTATTGAACTGGAGATTAAGAACGAGGACATAGATGTGAGGTCCTTGTACTTTGTGTTTGGTTCCTTGTACACGGACGAGGTTCTGCCAATCAAGCCCCTCcaagttcctcatgttttggcCGCAGCAAGCCTGCTTCAGGTAGAGCACGTAGTTCAGCAATGTAAGGAGACCATGATGAGAACCATTAACATGAAAAACGTGTGTTCGTTCTATACAGCAGCAGAAACCTATCAACTGAAATCTGTAAAGACCCAGTGCTTTGAATGGCTTCTTTGTCATTTGATGACACACTCGAGTGTTGGACTTTACAAAGAAATTGACATAAAGCTCATGTACCTTCTTGTGTCTTCATCAGACCTGCTGGTGATGCAAACGGAAATTGATATATATACCACACTCAAAGAGTGGGTATTCCTTTATTTTAATCCTCACTGGAAAGGTTCAGTGGAACAGCTTTTAGCTAATGCCAACAGCTGGCTTTCCAAGCACATGGAAGGTAGTGAGAGCATCACTTTTCTTGAAAGTGAAGAAGGACTAATATTTCAACCAGTGTTTAAAAAACTGAGGTTTCAGCATATCATCTGTGAACTAGCCTCCACAACTGTTCTTGAACGAGATCGTCTAATACCTTTAGAATGGTTGTCACCTGTTTATAAACAACAATGGCTGACTTTGCTCCACTCCCAACAACACAGGGAAATTGGGCCACGAATCATCAATGAAAAAGAACTTGAAGGATGTAGCATGAGATGTGGTACAAAGATCAGCAGAGATGGTAAATACTCCTGGAAGTGGTCACATTGCAAATTTAGCTTTCCTTTACATATCATCTTTACCAACCGTTATATCATTTTTAAGCAAAACCAACAACCATGTGATGGTTCTGCCTGTTTAAAACAGATACGGAATGTAGTATTCAGAATGACTTTGGTGTATTTTGACTCTGATGGGAAACTGACTTTCAGTAGAACAACTGGTTATAAAAGTATTACTTTCAAAAATTATGAGGAACAAATTGCAATGAAGTTAGATGGCATAATTTTAAGCTTCCCTTTATATGTATTCTGCAACTTCCTGTTTATATCATTAGCAAATACGGAAAACATGTGATCTTGTCAATTATTAGAACATATGAGCAGTTTGAAAACACTGAGTGACTCATTTAATATGAAGGCTGCGTTGTGAACACAATTAAGGTGACcgacaacaaaatgaaaattcttaGGTGTCTAGTACCACCACAAATGCCTGCTTGTCTTCACTTGATGTCTATACATTTCTGAAGAGAACTTTCACTTCCAACAAATTTGTTCGAAAAACCTTCACTTTCcaacaaagcaaatgaaaagaagCTGGTCTTTTGATTTTCATTCACCATCAACGGTCAAGCTTTGAATGGAAATAAGAGACTGTATTTGCAAGGAAAAACATCTAaatgaacttgttatgtagctttGACCCTAACCAAGTTTgagactaaataaaataaaattctctccACTGCTGAAACTGTTATGAACCGTAGCTTATAGATAAGCTTATAAGATGTAAATCAATGGTTAAAAAATAATTGAGATTAGTCACTGTCGATGTATGCTTTCAAATAACCAAATAGTGTCAAGTTTTTCCATATCATGTAGCATAATTTGTTGGTATTTTAGAACTGatttttcagattatttttaCATGATTTGGATACCTTTTCTGCTGATTATCTTTAACTATATATGCACAAAATAGATATTTATCTTATAATTATCATGTCACATGCTATATAAACAATTGAATTACATATGCAATGTGTTTGCATAGAAgtatatatgtttacatacatgtatttatatcTTTATGTAACTGTAAGAAccaaagaatgaaattattcATGGTTCCAGTTATCTGGCTGTCAAGATATGTTATTTCATAGTATCCTGTTCATTTACTttgccttagtttcttttcctgttactgtgataaaaatacccttatgaaagcaacttaagggaaaaaGTTAATTATATTTCATGTTTCAAGAGTATGTTCCATCATGGCAGGagtttgaagcagctggtcacataaCCTCTACAATGTTCTGTAAGTACTGGGCTTTCTCCGTTGTCATCTTGACAACTGCAGCTATCACAACTCTACCTCTTGTCACCATGACACCCAAACACATCTCTTTTCAGCCATAACCTTCCATCCCTTTGTCCTCATAGGCTAACGACCATGTTTTGGCATAAAAcacatttagtccaactttaaaagtctccATATACAGTTCCAACACTTTACTTTGTTTGAATTATCTGCATTATTTTTCTGTCATTcatgaatatattttgtttttatactcactgcctcctcccaccttctGGGTCTATCTTCCCACATCCCCATCCcaacttcatttgtttttatatataatcTACTGAGTCTAACTCGTTGtccatatgcacatgggtgtaggGCTGTCCACTGTAGGATGGACAACCTACCAGGGACCTTATCACCGAAGAAATCTGACTTACTCTCCCCTGGCAGTTCTCTCAACTGCCTGTAGCTGATCTACCAGGATAGGAGCCTTGTGAACTTCTCCACCAACTCTGCTGAATAGTGAGTGACCAGGTAGATCATATGCAGGACTTGTGTGTTGTGTATGCAATTATGGCTGTTGAAATTGAGGGCCATTGCCTGTCGTATCTAAAAGACACTGTTTTGTGACAGTCCTCCCTGACTTCTGGATCTTAGAATCTTTTTgcccccctcttctgcagtgttccctgaaccttTGGAGGAGGAGTTGTAATGTGGTGGAGTGACCATCCACAACCAGTTCCAAATATTGAAAACGCTGGCGTTTCTTAGTTGTGAGCACACCAAATGAAAAAGACATTATATACTTCTAGGGAAAGCACTTTTGTAGGcagctgcttttgaaaaataaaaggaaggtcTTTTGCTTAGACTTTCTCTCTTTCAATGAGTTAGGATCGTCACAGGATGGAGTCTCCAAGGACTTATGCTTTGCCCTCAGAACACCTTTCCTATCGTCCCAGTGCAGCACAGGTTTCCCTTCAGTAGTGCTGATCTCTTGAATTGCTTCCTCTGAACTCACCTGAATACTCACCTGctttgaaatgtattttctttatgtgtatggagagaaatggaaggaaacTTAGGAGAGAAATGGTTTGCTTCAAAATGCAAGGATACCATTCCccatgttttacctgcatgtatgcctgtacactACTTGTGTGCTTGGTGGCCATAGAGGCCataaaagggcattggatcccctgggattgaagttacagatgttgtgagcaatatgtggaggccaggaactgaatccagatcctctagaagagcagccagtactcttaaccactgagccatctctccagcctatgcTTGCCCGGCTTGAACTTTCCTCTGCAAAACAAACTAGCCCGTTATCTTTAAATTGAGCTTCACTCAGCCTCTCAGAATATGGAGAGAATGAAGACAGATTTGTGGCCAAATTATCACACTAGAGTTCCTTTTGAAACCTCACGAGTTGGCCTCTTGTGTCCACATGTCTCTCAGAGTCCTTGTCTTTCAAGCTTCTACCAGAATTGCCCATTAAACTCTCTCCTTTGAGCCTGTTTAAGCTTTCTAGTCCTAAGTACCAAACTCTTGCACATTTCAGCCCAGAACGGTTACAGAGGGAGGCCAAAGAAGCACTTaggtttatcacagcagcagcccCACTTCTCTACCAATTTGTGCCTTAGTTTCTGTTCCTGTTGCTGTGCTAGAAAGCCTCTCCAAAAGCAACTGCAGAGAGAAATGGTTTGCTTCACAATGCAAGAATACTGTTCCCCATGTCAGGTAACTGATAGCTGGCCTTCAAAGACTTCAAAGGCAACAGAGCTTGAAGTAGCTAGTCACCTTTGCAGCCACAATCAGCACGTGATACATGCCATGTTAGCTCTCAGCTTGCTTCCTCTATTTTATACAGTCTAGAATTCCCCAAACAGGAAACTATACTGCCTTAGgtaggtgggtcttcctacctcacttAACACAATTAACAGCCCCCCTCCTCCACGGCATGCCCAGAGGAAACTCCTTTCCCAGGTAATTATAGATTCAAGTTGACAGTATTAAGAATCACACTCTACTTGTGCtatttgggatttttattttattcatttaaatcttcaatttttaaaaacttcatttttttaattttaaacataattctttattgattctttggaaattttataTCATGCACTCCAaccctgctcacctcccagtccctgcaTTCTGCCCCTCACCCTTGTGGTATGCTCCCCAAATAAATTGAAAACAGAACAACCAAAAGATAAAACCCCACCTGGCTCCCTCATCTTTATGACagctcttcattcatcctagtgacATTGGGAGAGGGGGTGCATCATGCAGTAtaccccttttgtccaatcatAATGTTCATtacagtgagtcattggtctggttcaagacctctggtttctggtacaccatcatcactgggccAAGCCTTCATAGAAACTTCCTCTTGAATATTCTcttgttgccctgagtcatgaaGATTCTGAGGTTATAGTTCTGCGGGACCAGTCTCTTTCCAAATTCTGGGAGGTCAAAGATGGGGCAACTGTTAGgatgggccaacccaaggcccaggatgtgagTCTGAGTGGTAGTTGAACTGGTCTGTCCAAGTGATTGGGACCACCCCCTCAGGTGGGggacagagccatctctcctagGGCCATGTCACTGG encodes:
- the LOC131899092 gene encoding germ cell-less protein-like 2, with protein sequence MGLLSSRVLRRSDSSPVEAEQPEATAGPSFLSGSRKRKQRSWDCSGPAPSSNIHGSQNQGVNLQQVFGIVCRKKVKLSSKRAYQSLFLDGQDSDIKIRALGKTWPLHKVFLCKSGYFANMLKGSWKESHNDIIELEIKNEDIDVRSLYFVFGSLYTDEVLPIKPLQVPHVLAAASLLQVEHVVQQCKETMMRTINMKNVCSFYTAAETYQLKSVKTQCFEWLLCHLMTHSSVGLYKEIDIKLMYLLVSSSDLLVMQTEIDIYTTLKEWVFLYFNPHWKGSVEQLLANANSWLSKHMEGSESITFLESEEGLIFQPVFKKLRFQHIICELASTTVLERDRLIPLEWLSPVYKQQWLTLLHSQQHREIGPRIINEKELEGCSMRCGTKISRDGKYSWKWSHCKFSFPLHIIFTNRYIIFKQNQQPCDGSACLKQIRNVVFRMTLVYFDSDGKLTFSRTTGYKSITFKNYEEQIAMKLDGIILSFPLYVFCNFLFISLANTENM